The proteins below come from a single Canis aureus isolate CA01 chromosome 14, VMU_Caureus_v.1.0, whole genome shotgun sequence genomic window:
- the LOC144283233 gene encoding microsomal glutathione S-transferase 1, which produces MVDLTELMENEVFMAFASYTTIILSKMMFMSTATAFFRLTRKVFANPEDCASFGKGENAKKYLRTDDRVERVRRAHLNDLENIVPFLGIGLLYSLSGPDLSTALLHFRLFVGARIYHTIAYLTPLPQPNRALAFFIGYGVTFSMAYRLLKSRLYL; this is translated from the coding sequence ATGGTTGACCTCACTGAGCTAATGGAAAATGAAGTATTCATGGCCTTTGCTTCTTACACAAcaattattctttcaaaaatgatGTTTATGAGTACTGCAACTGCATTCTTTAGATTGACAAGAAAGGTTTTTGCCAACCCAGAAGACTGTGCCAGCTTTGGCAAAGGAGAAAATGCCAAAAAGTATCTTCGGACAGATGATAGGGTGGAACGTGTACGGAGAGCTCACCTGAATGACCTTGAAAATATTGTGCCATTTCTTGGCATTGGTCTTCTGTATTCCTTGAGTGGTCCAGATCTTTCTACAGCCCTCCTGCACTTCAGACTCTTTGTTGGAGCACGGATCTACCACACAATCGCGTATTTAACACCCCTTCCCCAGCCAAATCGTGCTTTGGCTTTCTTTATAGGATATGGAGTTACTTTTTCAATGGCTTACAGGTTGCTGAAAAGTAGATTGTATTTGTAA